The region GTTTCGCTAAGCTCAACGGCGAATAAAAAGCGCAGGAAGGGCGTGTGGTCAGGTGCGATCCACTGATGCATGCGGATGAGGTGCTGAGGCTCAGCGTGAATACCGGTCTCTTCCCACAGCTCGCGTTTCGCTGCCTGCAGCAGGGTCTCATTGGCTTCAAGGTGTCCGGCAGGCTGGTTCCACAGCGCTTTGCCGTTAATGCTCTCTTCGACAACAAGGAATTTACCCCGGGCGTGGACCACGCAGGCAACCGTGACATGAGGTTTAAACATAGTGACTCCTTAAGGGGTAACGTCGCGCCATTCGCCGTTTGCCAGCGTTTCCAGGGTGTAGCTGCCCATGGCGTAGCGAATCAGACGCAGGGTAGGGAAGCCGACGTGTGCGGTCATGCGCCGAACCTGGCGGTTGCGGCCTTCATAAAGGGTTATTTTGAGCCAGCTTGTTGGAATGGATTTGCGTTCGCGAATCGGCGGGTTGCGCGGCCACAGCCACTCCGGTTCATTCACGCGTTCAATACCCGCCGGCAGGGTTGGGCCGTCGTTCAACGTCACGCCGCTGCGTAGCGCTGCCAGCGTCGCGTCATCCGGCTCGCCTTCCACCTGGACGAAGTAAATTTTGCCGGTGCGTTTGCCCGGCTGCGTGAGCTTCGCCTGCAATGCGCCGTCGTTGGTTAAGACCAGAAGGCCTTCGCTGTCGCGGTCCAGGCGCCCGGCCGCGTAGACGCCCTGAACAGGGATATAATCCTTCAGCGTGCTGCGTCCGGCTTCATCGGTAAACTGAGGCAAAACATCGTAGGGTTTATTGAACAAAATAACCCGCTTCGGCTGGGTTTCCTGCGGTCTTCTGGCGGCTTGTCGCGAGCTGAATCGCTCAACCCGGTGTTTTGTAAAAGAAGTTTTCTTCATGGTATTTTCAGGCGTTATCAATTGCCGCATTATAGCCTAATAACGAAGACCTTTCATGGCGCAGGACAATCAGGTACTATCGAAGGGCTCATTACAATTTATTAACATAAGATCAGTAACAACCAGAAGCGCTCGAAGGAGAGGTTAATGGAAAGCAAAGTAGTTGTTCCGGCGGAAGGTAAAAAGATCACCCTGCAAAACGGCAAGATTAACGTTCCTCACAATCCGATTATCCCGTTCATCGAAGGTGACGGTATCGGTGTAGACGTTACCCCGGCGATGCTGAAAGTGGTTGATGCCGCTGTTGAGAAAGCCTACAAAGGCGAGCGTAAAATTTCCTGGATGGAAATTTACACCGGTGAGAAATCTACTCAAGTTTATGGCCAGGACGTCTGGCTGCCAGCAGAAACGCTGGATCTGATCCGCGACTACCGCGTTGCTATTAAAGGCCCACTGACGACGCCAGTTGGCGGCGGTATCCGTTCCCTGAACGTGGCACTGCGTCAGGAGCTGGACCTGTACGTGTGTCTGCGTCCGGTTCGTTACTATCAGGGCACCCCAAGCCCGGTTAAGCACCCTGAACTGACCGATATGGTTATCTTCCGCGAAAACTCAGAAGACATCTACGCGGGTATCGAATGGAAAGCGGACTCTGCTGACGCAGAAAAAGTGATTAAATTCCTGCGCGAAGAGATGGGCGTGAAGAAAATTCGCTTCCCTGAGCATTGCGGTATCGGCATCAAGCCATGCTCTGAAGAGGGTACTAAACGTCTGGTGCGTGCGGCTATCGAATACGCGATCACCAATGACCGTGACTCTGTGACCCTGGTTCACAAAGGCAACATCATGAAGTTCACCGAAGGCGCGTTCAAAGACTGGGGCTACCAGTTGGCGAAAGAAGAGTTCGGCGGTGAGCTGATCGACGGTGGCCCATGGCAGAAAATTAAGAACCCGAACACCGGCAAAGAGATCATCATTAAAGATGTGATCGCCGATGCGTTCCTGCAGCAGATCCTGCTGCGTCCTGCAGAATACGACGTAATTGCCTGTATGAACCTGAACGGTGACTACATCTCTGACGCCCTGGCTGCTCAGGTTGGCGGTATCGGTATCGCCCCTGGCGCGAACATCGGTGACGAGTGCGCTCTGTTCGAAGCGACCCACGGCACTGCGCCAAAATACGCGGGTCAGGACAAAGTGAACCCAGGCTCTATCATCCTGTCCGCAGAGATGATGCTGCGTCATATGGAATGGTTCGAAGCCGCAGACCTGATCGTTAAAGGTATGGAAGGCGCGATCAACGCGAAAACCGTAACCTATGACTTCGAACGTCTGATGGAAGGCGCTAAGCTGCTGAAATGCTCAGAGTTTGGCGACGCGATTATCGCGAACATGTAATCCTGATTCTGGGTTAAACAAGAGCGGGGGCCTGAGGGTTCCCGTTTTTTTTGCCTCTGCCTGCGGGAGACAACACGATGTTAGCCACCGTCCTTATCGCTGTCGTTGCTTTCATTCATCTCTACATTCTTGTGCTGGAAATGTTCCTGTGGAATACCAAAACAGGGCACAAGGCCTTTAATCTGCGTCCTGATTTTGCGCGTGAGACCCGCGTGCTGGCCGCAAACCAAGGGTTGTATAACGGTTTTCTGGCGGCCGGTCTGCTCTGGAGCCTCTGGCTCGGCGAAAAGGGTATTCAGGTGGCCATCTTCTTCCTGACCTGCGTATTGATCGCCGGGCTCTTTGGCGCAGCCACCGCCAGCCGAAAAATTTTGTATGTACAGGCCGCGCCCGCTCTCGCAGCGCTGCTTGCGTTACTCATCTGAAGCAATGCTTTGGTTGAGATAAGGCGTCCGATATACTGATGGCTTTACCCTTACAGGTTAGCGACGAGACTGTTATGAACAACGATATCCCACTGAAATATTATGACATTGCCGATGAGTACGCGACGGAAGCCGCAGAGCCCGTCGCTGACTCAGAGCGCGACGCGCTGGCACATTATTTCCAGCTGCTGCTCACCCGTTTATCGAATAATGAGGAGATTAGCGAGGAAGCCCAGCAGGAGATGGCCACTGAGGCCGGGATCCGTGCGGGTCGCATCGATGATATTGCGAACTTCCTCAATCAGTGGGGAAATGAATAGTCTGCTTCAAAAGCCGTTATGCTGATGCTTTGCGATGCAGCTTAGCATCACGCTATCGGACCACATGCATTTTTTCCGCAGAATATGCGACGCGGGGGCGTCTATAAACAGCGCGAAAATAACGGTCAGACAAAAGAGTACCACTGGTAATAGTAAGGATAATTTCACGTTTTTAACCAAAATATGAGTGTGCTTCAGGGTAATCTACCGTCTGAATGTGACGACTATATGTTTTTGCGTAAAAAATAGAAATGCCCGACTGGAAAAAAACGGACGCGCAAGGCTTCGGATTACGGTGCGACCCCGGTGAGTCGCTTCGCCAGCTCGCTTCGGGTGAGTGCTTTTGAAAAATACCATCCCTGAATCAGCGCATCGGGATATCTGCTTGCAATAAAGCGATATTGAATTTCATTTTCCACGCCCTCGAAAACAAGCGTTTTATTCAATCTTGCAAGGGCATCGCTGAAGATTACAAAGATGTTTTGCTTATAATGCTCGCTGATGCCGTCCACCAGCGACTTATCGATTTTGATTTCATCATATTCAAGCAGCGAAAGGCGGGCGAGGTTCGAGTTCTGCACGCCAAAATCATCTATTGATATTTTAACGCCGAGCGATTTCAGCTCCTGACAGAATTCCCCGAGGATATCTGCCGTGGAAACGGCTTTCTCAGAGAGTTCGACCTTCATCAGGGAAAGGGGAAGGTGGTTGGCAAAACACGCACGGCGCAAAATAGTAATGAACTGTCCATCTTCAATTTCCTTGTGCCCAACGTTTATTGAGACTATCAGCTGGTGTTTTATCGCCAGAGGGGCAATTTCGGAAAGGGATTTTTCGATAATATTACTGTAATATTTTTTATACAGGCCGATCTTCTTAATTAATGGGATAAACAGCTCCGGAGAGACGTCCCCGTGCTTTTGATCGCGCCATCTCGACAGAACTTCGACACCCACGATTTTTTGATCGTGAATGCGAATAATGGGCTGATAGTTAACGCTGATAGTATTCGTGATGACGGCTTTTATCAGCGTACGTTCCAGAGAAAAACGGTCTTCATAGATACGGAAGATAAATAACGTTATCGCAATCCAGATAAAACAGAGAATTACTGCGAGAAGCGCAAAGATAAACGGCGGCAACGAGGCCAGCCCGGCGTCGTGATGCTTCACGATGACGCACAGGTCCCAGAAGGTGCTGCACTGTGTCAGAGTCAGGGTAAACAACGTCGAATGCAGCCAGCTCTGCTGATTTAGCTCCGTGGCGGCCGAAAAAAAGACTCTGCCGAAGTCTTTGGTGGTAGCACTGAGCGAATAGCTTGCGGTAACCGGGGTGAATTTATCGTAAGCATAGCGGGAGGTGAAGATAATAATATTATTATAAATTGCCGCATTGCCCGTGAAAAAGTCTTTTCTCGAAAACTGGGCCAGGAGAAAGCCCCTCGGCGTTTTATGCAGTTCTGCAGGAAGTGCAACGGGCGTCGCGAGTTTCCCCCAAAAAGCGGTACAGACAATTTTTCCCTTCTCAATAAAGCCGATATCGGCAAAATAAAGATTATTAAGCTTAATTTGTCTGTAGCGATCGAGGCTGGTTTTATCACATCCCTGCGTCGTGATGCTTTTGAGACCCAGCGCCACGCTTTGGGACACGTCTTCTGAATAATGTAAAAGGGTACGGGATATTTCACGCTGTTTGCTCTTCTGCTGACCGATGATTACAACATTGACCGCATAAAGAGACAGGAAGACCAGAAGCGTTGAAGCAATAGCAACGGCAATGAGCTTTTTCATTTTCCAGTTATCCAGTCCGCTCCCTGATTTCACAAATCTTAACACAGCCAGGGCAAGGAACAAGCCTGATAGTCACGTCATGTGAGTAAATGCCGGCAGGTGAACTCATACGAAAGTATCAGTTTTTTAAGACAATTCTCATCTAAGCTATTTTCATTGTTATAAGCAATACCGGGTTAGCACAGGCTCTTCAACCAGAACATCCATGCTTGATTTTTCTATTAAGGAAAACATCGTGCGCAACGTGATGATCCCTATTCTTAGCGCTCTGTTTCTTTTTCTGAGCGGCATTTTGATTATTAACTGGCAGCTATGGCAGATGGCGAAGCTGAGTAATAGTCATACCGCCACGGCCAGCACCCAAAAAATAGAAAACATTCTGGCTGAAGCAGTCAGTGCGGCCAGCACGGCGAAGCGCGTTGCGGCCGAAGGGTGTACCAGTAGCGGACAGCTGGCGCTGGGGACAGAGGCAGCGCTAAAACCGCATCTGCGCGCCATCATGATCGAGCAGCAGGGTAAGATCATCTGTACTTCCCTTCCCGGGAATGGCGTGTTGATTATTCATCCTGAGACGTTACCTGCCGAAAAATTGGTGCTGTTACCGGGCAGTCGACTGGTGAACGGCATTCCGGTGCTTGTCTTTCAGATGCCCATCGTGGGAGGGCGCGTCATCGTCAGCATCAGTGACGCGCATTTACAGGACGTCATTGCAAGCGCATCGAACAGCATGGATCTGGGGCTGGTTGTCGGCGAAAGCATGCTTGTTCGCAACGGTGCAGTGAGGGGCTGGAAAGCGGCCTCCTGGGCGGGGGCGCTTACGGCATCAACGCAATTTCCCTTCAGCCTCGCCTGGCAACCTCCTGCCTTTTTCAGCCTGACGCGGCTTTTGCAACAGGGATGGAGCCTGATACTGCTTATTCTTGCGCTATCGGTGGCGGTGGGTATTTTGATCCGCCGATGCAAGGGGAAAAGTACCTCATTTGAAGACGACTTACGTAAGGCCATTTTGCAGGGGGAGATCGTGCCTTATTACCAGCCGATCGTGAACGGCGAAACCGGCGGGTTATACGGCGTTGAGGTCCTGGCAAGATGGAAGCATCCAAAGTCAGGCTTTATCCCGCCGGATGTCTTTATTCCGATTGCCGAACGTAGCGGGTTGATTATACCGCTGACCAAAGGGTTAATGGCAAAAGTGGTGACCCAGCTTAAGCCGCTTTTGCCTAAGCTACCGGACGGGTTTCATATCGGGGTAAACATCAGCGCCAGACATATTAATGCGCCTTCATTTATCGGTGACTGCCGCGTCTTCGGGAAGGGGTTTCAGGGTAAAGAGGTCAAACTGGTTCTCGAGGTGACCGAGCGTGAACCGCTGATCGATAATCCCCACCTCGTGGAAAACCTCAACATGCTGCATAACGCCGGCTTTGTTATTGCCCTGGATGATTTTGGTACGGGTTATTCCGGGCTGTCATGCCTTAATGCGCTGGCCATTGATTATATTAAAATTGATAAAAGCTTTGTGAACCGGGTTTCAGAGGAAAAGGACTCAACGATCCTGCTGGACTGCGTCATTGACCTGGCGAAAAAACTCTCTTTACGCATTGTTGCTGAAGGCGTAGAAACAAAAGAGCAACTGGAGTATCTCAACCGTAATGAGATAACCCTGTTACAGGGATATTATTTTGGTAAGCCCGTCTCCTATATCGATTTTATTAAAGTCATTTTATCTAAACCCAGGGAGACCGTTAGTTTGTAAAACGAAATAAAGACGAGCTTCAGTTGCATGCTTAAGTGCAATTCATTTTCCTCTTATCCCGAGCTTTGTTACAGTGACAAGAGTTGTCAGCCAGGGATGTCAGGCGTGATAAGGTGGAAAAGCTCGTGCATGTGAAAAATACTTTTTACACAACAACCATTACCGTCATCATTGTCTCATTGATCATCTCGCTGTCGCTTGCCGTCCAAATTGCCACGTCCAGACAGCAGTCAATTCAGCAAATTAATACCAGCGTTGCTAACCTGAGCCATACCCTTGATGTCTACACCGAGGGGATCATGCGCCAAAGCGAAATGTTAATTACTACCGTTTCCGACATAATAGAAATTTATGGCATGACGCCGCAACAGGCGACCAATATTCAGCGGATGATAAATAATCAGGATAATCTTCTTACCCAGATTAATAATGTGGTTGTTTACGACGCTCAGGGCGATATCTTTACCGCGTTGCACGAAACTTTTACAGGCCCACGCAAAGGATCGGACAGGTCATTTTTTATCTATCACAAGGAAAATAAAAATCAGCAGATTTTTATTGGTGAGCCGGTGGTAAGCAGAACCAATGGCAAATGGGTCATTACCATTAGTCGTCGCCTTGAAACCCAGACCGGAGCATTTAACGGTGTGGTGGTGGTGACGTTGGGTATCGAGAATTTTCTCGCGCTTTACGGGCAGATTAATATTGGTCACCTGGGCGTCATTGGCTTAACGACACAATCCGGCGTGCTGCTGGTCCGGTATCCCTTTAAAAATACCTATATTGGCACGATTGTTTCTGATTCACCCCTCTTCAGGAAATACCTAAAGGTACAAAATACGGGGATAGCCAGCTCCATCTCGCGGTTTGATAAAATCGAGCGCATCTATGCCTATGAGAAAAACAGACGCTACGGACTGGTCACCACCGTGGCGGTTAGCATTGATGAAGCTCTTGCCCCCTGGCGCAAGCAGGCTATTCAGCTGGCGCTACTCATTTTCGTGTTCACGGCGATACTCATCGTAGCGTCATACTTCCTGTATTCCGACCTGTCCCGAAAAACACGTGATAACAAAGCGCTGAAGATTATTGCCTCAGAAGATGCGTTGACCGGGCTGTACAATCGCCGCGTATTTGATGAAAAAATCCTCTCGGACATCGCTATGTGTGCCGCGCATGACGCGCCGATTTCGATACTGATCGTGGACGTTGACTACTTCAAAAAATACAACGATAACTACGGCCATCCGGAAGGGGATCGGTGTCTGGCTATGCTCGGAAACAGCCTCAGGGAGAGCCTTACCCGTGATAATCAGCTTGTGGCGCGCTACGGCGGAGAGGAGTTTGCCCTGATATTACCTGATACGGATATCCAGGAGGCGCTTCGACTGGCGCAGACGATCATTCGCAACGTGTTTTCCCTGCAAATCGCCCATGCCTTTAGCCCCTTCGGCCGGGTGACGGTAAGCGTCGGTATTTCTACCGCCCGTGCCGTCGACATCGCGGGCAGCCAGCAGAATATCATTATTGCCGCTGACCAGGCGCTCTACCAGGCAAAACGCGCAGGACGTAACCGGTACGCGTTTGTTGGGGTATGAACAGAAAAAAAAGCCCACTCAGGAGTGGGCAAAAAATACTGGAAGCAATGTGAGCAATGTCGTACTGAATACCTGAGTGTTACGCTCAACTATTCAGTGTTGAGAAAGATAATCTTTCTCAACAAAAGATGCAACCCCACAGTTTATGCGGCAGGTTCTTTTTGTTGGTGAATAATTGCGCACTCTCTCATTGTGATGCCTGTCACAAATTTCCTTTTTGAAATCCTGTGCTATTCTTTTTTGTGTCGTTGATTTAATGACAAAAACCATACAGAGAGGAAAGTTATGGGAATTTTATCCTGGATTATCTTTGGGCTTATTGCGGGTATTCTGGCGAAGTGGATTATGCCGGGCAAAGATGGCGGTGGTTTTATCGTCACCGTAATACTGGGTATTATCGGCGCGGTAGTCGGCGGCTGGATCAGTACGCTGTTCGGTTTTGGCAAAGTCGATGGCTTTAATTTCGGCAGCTTTGCCGTCGCGGTCATCGGTGCGCTGGTTGTTCTGTTTATCTACAGAAAAATCAAAAGCTAAGGCTTAAAAGCGTTAAAAAAGGCTGCCAGATGGCGGCCTTTTTTACGTGGCGGGTTTACCACCAGCCAAGCTGCGCGCCGGCAAACGCCGCGATGGCTACGATCAGCATAATGAGGGTCGTTTTTCTCATTTATGCCCCAGGCGCCGCGTAACCACCGACAAAAAACCATGCTAAAAAAATCACCGCCGTTATAAAAATAACGACCGGGAAGAGGATCCCTATTCTCATACCATCACCTGTTTCGGTTTCTATAACGCCGTAGAGTGTACGGGGTTAATCCATAGTGAGAAAGCGTGTTTTGCTTTTTCCTTTCTTATCCTGATACATCGCGACATCCGCGTCGCGTAATGCGCTGTCCGGATCGGTTACCCCAGGGTCTACTTCGATAACGCCGACGCTGGCTCCGGGGTAAATGAGGTTGACGCTACCCAGCCAGTATTCACCGGCAATACAGGCGCTGAGGCGCGTTTTGAGCAGCGTGACCTGCGCGTTATCTCCTTCACAGTGGGATGTGCTCAACGACGCCACCAGAAACTCATCGCCGCCCAGCCGGCCAATGATATCGTCCTGCTGTTTTTCTTCCGTCAGACGCTTGCCCACTTCAATCAGGAACTGGTCGCCGGCCTCGTGGCCGTAGCGATCGTTAATCAGCTTGAAATCATCCAGATCGATGAACGCGATGACGGTGTTACGCTTAAGGTGCCGCGCCAGGGAAAACAGCGTGGTCAGATCTTCAAAAATGGCGCGACGGTTGGGTAAACCGGTAAGGGCATCCGTGTAAGAGTGCGCGATGAGGGCCGCATTGGCTTCGCGAAGCTGGGTTACCAGCGACTCTTTCTGAATGGACTGGGCAATCAGCCCGGCGAATAACTTCAGAACCTGTTCACCACGCTCGCTAAGCGGCTTTCTGGCCGTGCTGGTGGCACAAAGCGTTCCGTAGAGTGAACCATCCGCAAGATGGACAGGAATACTCATGTAGGTCGTAATGCCGAGCGCTTTCGCCGCCTCGCACTCCGGCCAGCGTTCGGGAACGTCGTTGCTGAATACGGTGTCGCTATCCAGCGCGCGCTTACACAGCGTTTCATCCCAAGGGACGCTCAGCCCCTCAGGGATTGTCATCTGCTTGCTGTTGCGGGCGTAGAGGATATGCTGCAGTCGGGCTTCGATATCTACCTTGGTGAGGTAAGTCGACTCCATGTCAGTCACGATCTCCAGCATCTCCAGCAGCTGACGAACGAGACCTTCAAGGGATTGTTCAGTGGCGAGGGTTTCTGAAACACGGGCAAGGATAATATCCGACATGACGTAGAATGACTCCCAGGCAGAAGACGTCTGCATCTGCATGTTATGCTGAGTTTTTAGACTTCAGGCATAGTAAAACATGAATATAAAAAATTTAATATATGCAGGGAGTGGGCCGCAGGATAGAAAAAAGGCCCCGTTGTTGAGACCGGGGCAAAGACATCTTGATTACGGAATGATGTTCTCTGGTCATATCGAGAACATGCAACACTATAGTGTTGAAAAGTGCAGTTAAAATGGAGAAATCATGGAGAAAGCGGCGATGACCCGTTACCCTTAGACTGTCATGATGTCACAAGGATCAATGAGATGAGATTTCTGCTTCTGGCGCTGGCGCTTCCCCTGGCTGCCTGCACCGCGAAAACAACCCCACCCGATGCGCCGAAACCGCCTCACGCTATCGGTATGGCGAACCCGGCCTCCGTGTACTGCCTGGAGAAAGGCGGGGAACAGATCCCGGTTCAAAGCCCGCAGGGCGTACGCACGGAGTGCAAACTACCGGGCGGCGAAGTGATTGATGAATGGACGCTCTACCGTCGCGATCGTCCGCAACCCACCAGGTGACAGACGTATATTGCCTGCGATACACTTCTCTTTAGGATTATTCTTAGCCAGCCCCTGGCTACCGTTACCGTGAGAGAAGTATGTTTCAGCTTAAACCGGGCAGCATGGCGATGATCATCGGTGCCCGCACGGCGTCAGGCCGTCGCAATATTGGTAAATCTGTTGAGCTGTTTGGCCTGTGTCAGCCCGGCCTGCGTTTCGTTAACCCGGTCAACGGCGTGATGACGCAATTACCCGCTACCGCCGATCGCGCGCTTTGGCTGGTGACTGGCGATGTTTATGCCTTTGACAATCAGCACGGCTTTGCCTTTGTCCGCGCCGAACATCTGATGCCGCTCACCCCCGATGAAGCGCCGCAAATGCTTGACGAGCTGGCGATCGGCTGATCAGAGATGGCGCAGCCAGTCGGCTAATACCAGGGCGTGATTTTGCTTCGTGTCTTTGGCCGCGTAGAGCAGGGTGACGGTTTGCCTGTTCGCCAGCGTCGCAAGACGCATTCCCTCGTCAGCATGCTGCGCCAGCTCTTCCTTATAGGCCTTACTGAAGGCGGCGAAATCAATGGTTTCGCTATGAAAGGCCTTGCGTAATTCATTCGAGGGCGTGAGCGCTTTACACCATTCATCATACGCAAGGTCCGTCTTTTTAACCCCGCGCGGCCACAGTTTGTCCACCAGTACCCGATAGCCGTCGTCCGGGCCAGCCTGCTCGTATACGCGTTTGCATTGAATCATAATTCCACCCTCCCAATTTAAGGTATTGTGATAATTGCAGAAGATCGGTAGTCTGAGGTTCCTTATGTTATCTGATAATACTCTGACATAAGGAACCTTTCATGGAACACCTCCCGGTTAAAACGACGCTGCGCATTGCGCTGGTTGGCGATTACAATCCCAGTGTTATTGCGCATCAGGCGATCCCGCTAGCCATTGACGACGCCGCCGCAGTCCTTGACCTCACCGCCGATTACGACTGGCTTGCCACCACGGAGCTGACAAGCCCTGAAGATCTGGTGGGCTACGATGCCATCTGGCTGGTGCCTGCCAGCCCCTATAAAAACACCGAGGCGGCTTTTATCGCCGCGCGCTATGCGCGTGAAAACGGCATTCCATTCCTTGGCACCTGCGGCGGATTCCAGCACGCGCTGATTGAGTATGCCCGCAATGTGTTGGGCTGGGCCGATGCGGCACATGCCGAGACGGATACCGAAGGCACCATGGTGATTGCGCCGCTGGCCTGTTCGCTGGTGGAAAAAACCGATGCCATTGAGCTGCGCAAAAATACGCTGATCGCGAAAGCGTACGGCAAGCCGGAAATTGAAGAGGGCTATCACTGTAACTATGGCGTGTCGCCGGCGTTTTCCCAGGCGCTGGAAAGCGGTGATATGCACGTTACGGGCTGGGACGAACAGGGGGAAATTCGCGCCGCAGAGCTGGTTACGCATCCGTTCTTCGTGATTACCTTATTCCAGCACGAGCGTGCCGCGCTCGAAGGCCGCCCGGTCGTGCTGGTGCAGGCGATGCTGCGCGCGGCGCGCGGGTAGGAAAAGGCAGACCAGATGGTCTGCCACACTGTTTAACGGGGCGCGATCTCGCGGTCTCGCCCGGCAAGCACGCCGCAGAGCGCCATTATCACGGCGGCCAGGGCGCAGCCCAGAAGCGGGATCCGCCAGTCTCCCGCGCTATCGTGAATTTTCCCCATCAGCGGAGGGCCGCAGGCGGCGAGCAGATAGCCAATCGACTGCGCCATGCCGGACAGCGCCGCAGCCTGGTGCGCAGAGCTGGCGCGCAGGCCGATGAACGTCAGGCCGAGGATCATCGTTGCTCCAGAGCCGAAGCCAAACACCAGCGTCCACATCACCGCCATGTCAGGCATAAACCATAGCCCCGCCGCGCTTACCGCGCACATCAGCGCCACCGCACCTGCGATCCCCCGCTGATCTTTCAGACGGTGGAGTACCAGAGGAACGGCAAGCCCCGGCACGGCCGTGGCCAGCTGCAACAGCCCGTGCACCGAGCCGGCCTGCGCTTCGCTGTAGCCGTGGCTGAGCAATATCGCCGGCAGCCAGCCGATGATGACGTAGTAAATCAGCGAGTTAATCCCCAAAAAGAGCGTTACCTGCCAGGCAAGGGCCGAGCGCCAGATGGCGCGATTATGCAGCGCGCCAGCGCCCGTTACCGTCGCAACGTGTTTCTGACGCCACTGCGGCAGCCAGAGCAGCAGCGCGACCAGCGGAAACGCCATCAGCATCAGCAGCGCGCCATGCCAGCCCGCGCTACCCTGCGCCAGGGGAACAATCATCGCTGAGCCAAAGGCCGCCGAGACGCCCATCGTCAGGGAATAGGCTCCGGTGAGTCGGGCTACCTGGCCCGGGAAGTCACGCTTAATTAATCCGGGTAACAGCACGTTACCGAGCGCAATCCCGCAGCCGATGACCGCCGTTCCGATGAAAAGCAGCGCGGCGGAAGGCAGCGAGCGAAGTGCAATTCCGGCGCAAATCAGCAGCAGGGCGACAAACAGGCTGCGCTCCATGCCGATACGTCGGGCAACGCCTGCGGCAAGCGGTGAGACAAGGGCGAAAGCCAGCAGGGGCAGGGTGGTCAGCAGACCGGTTTGCGCCGTGCTTAAGCCATAATCAAGACGAATAGTGTCGAGCAGCGGGGCTGCGCCGGTAAAGGTGACGCGAAGCGTAGTGGCAATCATCAGGATGCCTGCAATTAACAGCGCGCCGTGTTTTCCTGAGGTGCGAATAGCAGTAGTCATTATGTTCTCATACGTTCAAGCGAGCGCACACAATACCGATTTTCCAGGCGGTTGAAATCAGGCTAAAATGACAGTTTATCGCTAAAATCGGACAAACTGATGATTGGTCTGGGACTGGACGGCTATGATCCCGATAGCCAGCACGATGCGGCCGTCGCATTTCGCATCCGCGTGGTGGCGGAGGAACAGTATATTCCCCGACATCATCACCGTAAGGGGCAGCTCATTCTGGCCCTCGGCGGCGCGATCACCTGCGAAGTGGAAAATGCCATGCTGATGGTTCCGCCCCAGTACGCCGTCTGGATCCCCGGCCAAATGCCGCACAGCAACAGGGCTACCCCGGGGGCGCAGCTCTGCTTTTTGTTCATTGAACCGGGGGCGGCAAGCTTGCCCGACCGCTGCTGCACCCTGAAAATCTCCCCTCTGGTGCGGGAACTGATTTTATCCCTGGCGGAAAAATCGCGTGAACAGCTCTCTCTTGCGGCCACGTCGCGCCTGGTGGA is a window of Enterobacter cloacae complex sp. ECNIH7 DNA encoding:
- a CDS encoding CTP synthase C-terminal region-related (seleno)protein; translation: MEHLPVKTTLRIALVGDYNPSVIAHQAIPLAIDDAAAVLDLTADYDWLATTELTSPEDLVGYDAIWLVPASPYKNTEAAFIAARYARENGIPFLGTCGGFQHALIEYARNVLGWADAAHAETDTEGTMVIAPLACSLVEKTDAIELRKNTLIAKAYGKPEIEEGYHCNYGVSPAFSQALESGDMHVTGWDEQGEIRAAELVTHPFFVITLFQHERAALEGRPVVLVQAMLRAARG
- a CDS encoding CynX/NimT family MFS transporter; this encodes MTTAIRTSGKHGALLIAGILMIATTLRVTFTGAAPLLDTIRLDYGLSTAQTGLLTTLPLLAFALVSPLAAGVARRIGMERSLFVALLLICAGIALRSLPSAALLFIGTAVIGCGIALGNVLLPGLIKRDFPGQVARLTGAYSLTMGVSAAFGSAMIVPLAQGSAGWHGALLMLMAFPLVALLLWLPQWRQKHVATVTGAGALHNRAIWRSALAWQVTLFLGINSLIYYVIIGWLPAILLSHGYSEAQAGSVHGLLQLATAVPGLAVPLVLHRLKDQRGIAGAVALMCAVSAAGLWFMPDMAVMWTLVFGFGSGATMILGLTFIGLRASSAHQAAALSGMAQSIGYLLAACGPPLMGKIHDSAGDWRIPLLGCALAAVIMALCGVLAGRDREIAPR
- a CDS encoding AraC family transcriptional regulator → MIGLGLDGYDPDSQHDAAVAFRIRVVAEEQYIPRHHHRKGQLILALGGAITCEVENAMLMVPPQYAVWIPGQMPHSNRATPGAQLCFLFIEPGAASLPDRCCTLKISPLVRELILSLAEKSREQLSLAATSRLVDVLFDELPLQRQEHLQLPVSPHAKIRLMSEKMAEEPAAWQTLTQWASHFAMSERSLARLVVKETGLSFRRWRHQLQLIVALQHLIGGKSVQQVAQSLGYDSTTAFITMFRKGLGQTPARYMASLTTTSQ